From a single Streptomyces sp. NBC_01264 genomic region:
- a CDS encoding PepSY domain-containing protein produces the protein MTQSTPQPPEFPPAAGPVEGGGEGGGAPTGKAVGRGARIARFTRFAREGRGRWVALGLVVVASAGAGAAVVAVADHEHDVRRTRAERVWDRFDVEREGGGKLTAPLPVRPGKPGSPDEPGKPGLRGQKAERFAFPPDGPDGVPGGEEGFAVDGPGRAPVPLPALPAAQALEKAEAAVPGGKAEALRVVAQEGGGSAWRVVVLGSDGVRHAVTLAGTDGAVTGNTVVGKGAGAAR, from the coding sequence ATGACTCAGTCCACTCCGCAGCCGCCCGAGTTCCCCCCGGCCGCCGGTCCCGTCGAGGGCGGCGGCGAGGGCGGCGGCGCCCCGACCGGCAAGGCGGTGGGGCGCGGCGCCCGGATCGCCCGCTTCACCCGGTTCGCCCGTGAGGGCCGGGGCCGCTGGGTGGCGCTCGGGCTCGTCGTGGTGGCGTCCGCCGGAGCGGGCGCCGCGGTGGTGGCCGTGGCGGACCACGAGCACGACGTCCGCCGCACGCGCGCGGAGCGGGTGTGGGACCGGTTCGACGTCGAGCGGGAGGGCGGCGGGAAGCTGACGGCGCCGCTGCCCGTGCGGCCCGGGAAGCCCGGCAGTCCCGACGAGCCCGGCAAGCCCGGCCTGCGGGGTCAGAAGGCCGAGCGGTTCGCCTTCCCGCCGGACGGGCCCGACGGGGTGCCCGGCGGCGAGGAGGGGTTCGCCGTGGACGGGCCCGGCCGGGCCCCGGTACCGCTTCCCGCGCTTCCGGCGGCGCAGGCCCTGGAGAAGGCGGAGGCCGCCGTGCCCGGCGGCAAGGCCGAGGCGCTGCGCGTGGTCGCCCAGGAGGGCGGCGGGAGCGCCTGGCGCGTGGTGGTCCTGGGCTCCGACGGGGTCCGGCACGCCGTGACCCTGGCCGGCACCGACGGCGCGGTCACGGGCAACACGGTCGTGGGGAAGGGCGCCGGAGCGGCCCGCTGA
- a CDS encoding AMP-binding protein, with amino-acid sequence MPSESSVEPSYASGACEVPLLGDTIGENLDRAVRRFPGRDALVDMASGRRWTYAQFAADVDALALGLLDLGIVKGDRVGIWAPNRPEWTMVQYATARIGAVLVTVNPAYRSHELEYVLRQSGIRLLVAADRFKTSDYAAMIEEVGPRCPDLEFTALLDGPLWNSLQERARRADRAELLRAQAALSPDDAVNIQYTSGTTGFPKGATLSHHNILNNAYFVGELCHYTEQDRVCIPVPFYHCFGMVMGNLACTSHGAAMVIPAPAFDPGATLAAVQAEACTSLYGVPTMFIAELAHPDFESYDLSSLRTGIMAGSPCPVEVMKEVIERMGMREVSICYGMTETSPVSTQTRVDDSVERRVSTVGRVGPHLEVKVVDPATGRTVPRGEPGELCTRGYSVMLGYWDQPERTAEAVDAARWMHTGDLAVMDGDGYLSITGRIKDMVIRGGENLYPREIEEFLHGHPDVLDVQVIGVPDPKYGEELMAWVRMREGAEPLTAEAVRAYCEGRLAHFKIPRHVHVVEEFPMTVTGKIRKIEMRETAARLLDLPS; translated from the coding sequence GTGCCATCCGAGTCGTCCGTCGAGCCGAGTTACGCGTCCGGGGCCTGCGAGGTGCCGCTGCTGGGCGACACCATCGGTGAGAACCTGGACCGCGCCGTCCGCAGGTTCCCCGGCCGGGACGCCCTCGTCGACATGGCCTCCGGGCGCCGGTGGACGTACGCGCAGTTCGCCGCGGACGTGGACGCCCTCGCGCTCGGCCTGCTGGACCTCGGGATCGTGAAGGGGGACCGGGTCGGCATCTGGGCCCCCAACCGTCCCGAGTGGACGATGGTGCAGTACGCCACCGCCAGGATCGGCGCGGTCCTCGTCACCGTGAACCCGGCCTACCGGTCGCACGAGCTGGAGTACGTCCTGCGCCAGTCCGGGATCCGGCTGCTGGTCGCGGCGGACCGGTTCAAGACCTCCGACTACGCGGCGATGATCGAGGAGGTCGGACCGCGCTGTCCGGACCTGGAGTTCACCGCCCTGCTCGACGGCCCGCTCTGGAACTCCCTCCAGGAACGCGCCCGCCGCGCCGACCGGGCCGAACTGCTGCGCGCCCAGGCCGCGCTGAGTCCGGACGACGCCGTGAACATCCAGTACACCTCGGGGACCACCGGCTTCCCGAAGGGGGCGACCCTCTCGCACCACAACATCCTCAACAACGCCTATTTCGTGGGCGAGTTGTGTCACTACACCGAACAGGACCGGGTCTGCATCCCGGTCCCCTTCTACCACTGCTTCGGCATGGTCATGGGGAACCTCGCCTGCACCAGCCACGGCGCGGCCATGGTCATTCCCGCGCCCGCCTTCGACCCGGGTGCCACCCTGGCCGCCGTCCAGGCGGAGGCGTGCACCTCGCTCTACGGGGTCCCCACCATGTTCATCGCCGAGCTGGCCCACCCGGACTTCGAGAGCTACGACCTCTCCAGCCTCCGCACCGGCATCATGGCGGGCTCGCCCTGCCCGGTCGAGGTGATGAAGGAGGTCATCGAACGGATGGGCATGCGCGAGGTGTCCATCTGCTACGGCATGACGGAGACCTCCCCGGTCTCCACCCAGACCCGCGTGGACGACTCCGTGGAACGCCGCGTGTCGACCGTGGGCCGCGTCGGACCGCACCTGGAGGTCAAGGTGGTGGACCCGGCCACCGGCCGGACCGTCCCGCGCGGCGAACCGGGCGAACTGTGCACCCGGGGCTACTCGGTCATGCTCGGCTACTGGGACCAGCCCGAGCGCACCGCCGAAGCCGTCGACGCGGCGCGCTGGATGCACACCGGAGACCTCGCCGTCATGGACGGGGACGGATACCTGAGCATCACCGGGCGGATCAAGGACATGGTGATCCGCGGCGGTGAGAACCTGTACCCGCGCGAGATCGAGGAGTTCCTGCACGGCCACCCCGACGTCTTGGACGTCCAGGTGATCGGCGTGCCCGACCCGAAGTACGGGGAGGAGCTCATGGCGTGGGTGCGGATGCGCGAGGGCGCCGAGCCCCTGACCGCCGAGGCCGTGCGCGCGTACTGCGAGGGCCGGCTGGCCCACTTCAAGATCCCGCGCCACGTCCACGTGGTGGAGGAGTTCCCCATGACGGTGACGGGCAAGATCCGCAAGATCGAGATGCGGGAGACGGCGGCCAGGCTGCTGGACCTTCCCTCCTGA
- a CDS encoding anti-sigma factor gives MKHDEELHTLTAAYVLDALEPGEQEAFSRHLARCAPCSGDVAEFSATAGRLAAAVALVPPPQLKAEVLARIGTVRQVPPRVGVHRAAGFLDRLPRKAGAFVVAASLVGAALFGGAALHESGQADRARQEARQAEARGQELRAVVTAPDARTVHGRTSGGAAATVVTSAARDRAVFLTDRLPAAGEGHTYQLWLADGGTMRPAGFLTGDGAAVLDGGLGTATAVGLTLEPAGGSPQPTTSPLLLLALPA, from the coding sequence GTGAAGCACGACGAAGAACTGCACACCCTCACCGCGGCCTACGTACTGGACGCGCTCGAGCCGGGTGAACAGGAGGCGTTCTCCAGGCACTTGGCCCGCTGCGCGCCGTGCTCCGGGGACGTCGCGGAATTCTCCGCCACGGCCGGCCGGCTGGCGGCCGCCGTGGCCCTCGTGCCCCCGCCGCAGCTGAAGGCGGAGGTGCTCGCCCGCATCGGGACCGTCCGCCAGGTGCCCCCGCGGGTCGGCGTCCACCGGGCGGCCGGATTCCTGGACCGGCTCCCGCGCAAGGCCGGTGCCTTCGTCGTCGCCGCCTCCCTCGTCGGGGCGGCGCTCTTCGGCGGCGCCGCGCTCCACGAGAGCGGGCAGGCGGACCGGGCCCGGCAGGAGGCCCGGCAGGCCGAGGCGCGCGGGCAGGAGCTGCGGGCCGTGGTCACGGCCCCGGACGCCCGTACCGTCCACGGCCGCACCAGCGGCGGAGCCGCCGCGACGGTGGTCACCTCCGCCGCCCGGGACCGGGCCGTGTTCCTCACCGACCGGCTGCCGGCCGCGGGGGAGGGCCACACGTACCAGCTCTGGCTGGCCGACGGCGGCACGATGCGCCCGGCCGGCTTCCTCACCGGCGACGGCGCGGCCGTGCTGGACGGAGGCCTGGGTACGGCCACGGCGGTCGGCCTGACGCTGGAGCCCGCCGGGGGGTCGCCGCAGCCGACGACCAGCCCCCTGCTCCTGCTCGCCCTGCCCGCGTAG
- the sigK gene encoding ECF RNA polymerase sigma factor SigK, producing the protein MNPERLPFPGPGPGSGPGPGPGSAAAELAELMARVAQGDQDAFSALYDSVAGTVFGIAVKVVRDRAQSEEVAQEVMIDVWRQAARYRPDQGSVMAWVATIAHRRAVDRVRSAQASANREHDVGVRGQERPFDEVSEQVETRLERDQVKRCLRRLTELQRQAVTLAYYQGLTYREVAETLQTPLPTIKTRMRDGLIRLRDCMGVTT; encoded by the coding sequence GTGAACCCCGAGAGGCTGCCCTTCCCCGGCCCGGGCCCCGGCAGCGGCCCGGGCCCCGGACCCGGATCGGCCGCGGCCGAGCTCGCGGAGCTGATGGCGCGCGTCGCCCAGGGCGACCAGGACGCCTTCTCCGCCCTGTACGACTCCGTGGCCGGAACCGTCTTCGGCATCGCCGTCAAGGTGGTGCGCGACCGCGCGCAGTCGGAGGAGGTCGCCCAGGAGGTGATGATCGACGTGTGGCGCCAGGCCGCCCGCTACCGCCCCGACCAGGGGAGCGTCATGGCCTGGGTGGCCACGATCGCCCACCGTCGGGCGGTGGACCGGGTCCGCTCCGCGCAGGCCTCGGCCAACCGCGAGCACGACGTGGGCGTACGCGGCCAGGAACGGCCCTTCGACGAGGTGAGCGAACAGGTGGAGACCCGGCTGGAACGCGACCAGGTCAAACGCTGCCTGCGCCGGCTGACCGAGCTCCAGCGTCAGGCCGTCACCCTCGCTTACTACCAGGGGCTGACCTACCGTGAGGTCGCCGAGACCCTCCAGACTCCTCTTCCCACGATCAAGACCCGGATGCGTGACGGACTGATCCGCCTGCGCGACTGCATGGGGGTGACCACGTGA